The region TCCGTTATCGAATCGCAAGAGCACGTTGCCATCGTCGTCTAGTTGACGACCGGGAACAAAGGCGGTCAAATCGGCGCAGAGTTCACTAATTTGTAACCCTGTGACATACTCGGCTAAGTTTTCGGCGTGAGTGCCGATGTCGCCCATGCAACCGGCGGCTCCCGACCGGGCCGGGTCGGTACGCCAGATGGCCTGCTTGTAGTCGTTGTGCTCTTCGTCTTTGGAGAGCCAGCCTTGTGGGTATTCCACAACAACTTTACGGATTTTGCCCAGCTTGCCGTTGCGAACCATATCGCGGGCCTCTTTTACCATCGGATAGCCGGTGTAGTTGTGCGTCAGACCAAACACCAGGCCCGATTTTTCAACAATGGCCGCCAGCTCTTTGGCTTCCGCCAGATTCAGTGTCATGGGCTTGTCGCACATCACATGGAACCCATTTTCGAGCGCCATTTTGGCGGGGGGAAAGTGCATGTGATTAGGCGTTACAATAGACAAGAAGTCCATCCGTTCGCCTTCGGGTAATGCCTTTTCCCGTTCAATCATCTCCTGAAACGAAGAATAAACCCGATCTTCGGGCAAATACAGGGCGTGGCCGGTTGCTTTTGATTTATCAGGCGATGAACTAAAGCAGCCACAAACTAATTCGATTTCGCCATCAAAACCGGCAGCCCGGCGATGTACGGCACCAATGAAGGCATCGAGGCCTCCGCCAACCATACCCATTCGCAATTTTCTATGCATTGGTATTTGAGTTGAGTGTAAACAGGTTAGGAAAAGTAAACTACGAAGGTTGGTTTACTGTACACACTTTGTCAATTGCAATTTTCGATTTCAGAATTGCTGATTTTGGAAACTCAATTGGCAGCCACTCCTTAATTCCGAAAGCGTAAAATGGACACATTAAACCTTAATCCTTTTTTTTACGGCCGAAAATTAGCTGTTTTCTCTTATTTTTCGGAAAATTTGAATAAAAACGGCCCGTTAGCGGGGAGTTTGTTCTACCAGATGCCTTTTAATTTTTAATAAAACCTGTTAACCACTAAATCCCCCTTTATCGAAAATGAACCAAACCGTTAATCCTTCGCGGCTCTTTCTTGCCAGCTGCCTTGCGCTTATTACCACCGCTTTCTCGTTTAGTATTCGGGCGGGTATTCTGCCTCAGTTGGGCACTGAGTTTGGTCTGACTGCCGAGCAGTTGGGCTTTATTAACTCCATGTGGTTTTTGGGCTTCCCCATTGCCATGATCGTTGGGGGGTTAGTCTACAATACGGTTGGTCCAAAAATCATCATGAACGTAGCGTTCGTGTGCCATTCGCTGGGCATTCTGCTAACCATTTTCGCTGGAGGTTACTCGACCCTACTCATTTCGACGCTGTTTATTGGTATTGGAAATGGCTGTACAGAGGCCGCCTGTAATCCTATGATTGCCGATATGTACACGGGCACAACCATGAATAAGATGCTGAACCGCTTCCACATGTGGTTCCCGGGTGGTATCGTGGTGGGTAGCCTGATTTCGCTCGCTATGACCAAAATGGGCATGAGCTGGCAGACACAGGTTGGTATCATTATGATCCCAACTTTAATCTATGCGTTCCTGTTCTGGGGTCAGGCTTTCCCGAAAGCAAAGGTGGAGGGAGCGATGTCGCTTTCCGAAAATTTCAAAGCTATGATTAACCCGCTGTACCTGTTCATTTTCGCGTGCATGGCGATAACAGCTATCTCGGAATTTGGTCCTCAGCAGTGGACAGCCCTGATCCTGAGCAAGAGTGGAGCTGAACCGTTGCTGATTCTGGCACTTGTAACTGGTCTGATGGCCGTTGGTCGGTATTTTGGTGGCCCAATCATTCACCGGCTCGACCAAACAGGCGTACTGTTGGGTGGTGCTGTTTTTGCAACCATCGGCATTTATCTGTTTAGCACACAAACAGGTGCGATGGCTTACGTAGCGGCTATATTCTTCGCTGTTGGGGTTTGCTACTTCTGGCCAACCATGATTGGTTTTGTAGCCGAGCGTATTCCGTTAAGTGGTGCGCTGGGTATGTCAATCGTTGGTGGTGTCGGTATGTTCTCAACGTCTATCTGGCAACCCATCATCGGTGGCTGGATTGACAGTGCTCGTGTTGAAAAGGCCGCATCGGGTCTCTCCGGCGATGCACTGGAACTAGCTGCCGGTCAGGCAACCTTGCTTCGAATGACAACTTTCCCGATTATTCTGATTGTTGCGTTCACGTTACTTTGGTTCTGGATGCGCAACCGCAAGGCAGGCCACGTCGATGAGAGCGTTGTGCTGGAACAACCCCAGTTATAATCTAGTGGCATATTTGTAAAGAGGGCCTGGAATCAAACGACTCCAGGCCCTCTTTTTATGCTCTTAACTACCCGAATACACTAAAAATACATCCTTTGTGCATCTCTTCTTAGCTCGGTGACTTCACTTCTTCAGCTTCTTAAAATCGTCCAGCGTCCCGGTAATCGTCGATACGAATTTGCTGTTGGCAAACGACGAGTTGTTTTCCTTGTCGATGAGTTTACACCGGAAGTTAACCCGATAGGGCGTGTCTTTTTTGTCGAACAGCATCTTTGGCAATACACTCAGCGTTTTACCGGGCCGGGCCGTTACCGGAAATACAACGGGCGTCGTTGCCTGCGCCTTGATCCGAATTGGCTCGGTTTGTTCACCGTCGGCAATCTCTTTTCCGTCAATGAAAACCGTATAGTGCGCGTCGGTTATGCTGAACGGCATCTTGTTCTTGTTAGTGATACTCACTTTTGCGGCTACATCGGTTCGTTTTAGTCCCAGTTTGCCAAAGTCGATGTCATCAATTTTGACCTCTGGCAGGTAAAACGTAGGCATTCGCTTGTCAACTGTAGTCTCAAAGGTTTTCTGCCCCAGAATGGGTATGTCGAGCGCGAATTTCGCCCGCATCTTGTAATTAGTGCTATCGATGTCTTTTCGATCAAGGGTCTTCAGTACGCTTGCCAGCTTTTTGTAGGCCAGCCTGGCGGGGAGCACAACCAGCGTACTGTCGCCGGACTTCACTTCGATTGGCTTCTTGTACGCGTCGACCATTACGGGCGTGTTGGCGATGTAAAACGTGTAATCCAGGCTGGGTGATTTAAAACCAACGGGCAGGGGGTTATCGATCAGCATGTACAGATTCATAGAAATAACGTCTTCGCTGATATCGGTGATGGCCATACGAGTCATTTCCAGTCGGGGTTTCAGGGTATCGTCATAGGGCTTTCCTTCTGCCGTACGTTCATCTTTTACATTTCGATACCAGACATAGGCACCAATACAGCCAATCAGTAATAGCCCCAATGCAATCAACCATCCCTTTTTCATAACGTATCGTTGTTTATTAAAAAGGGGTAACTGCGGCTGGAAGAGGACTGTTTAGATTCTGCCCGGATTGTTCCATTCCCGTACCTGGCTTAAACTTTTCGGCACACAACAGGTCTTATCAACAGAACTCACCTATTAGAATACCATGCGTACTACTTTGCTTGGTCTGTTACTGCTGACCGCTGCCTGCCGCCGTCCATCGACCCAATTTGCTGCCATGCTCACCCCTGCCAATCAGGTGTCTATTACAGATTACAGCCAACACCTGAAAGCGGGCGATGAGGTTATTGCTATGGGCAACGACCCGGCATGGTCGTTGACACTGAACCCATCGAAAAATACGCTTCATTTTAAAGCCCTTGATGGTGATAGCCTGACGACCACCATCCCCGAACGCCAGACGGACCCGGACGGCGTTTTCCGGTACAATACCGGCGTAGAATCAGACCGTATAACTAGTTTATTCAGACCCGACAGCTGTGTCAATAAATTATCGGGACAGCGATTGGATTATCGCGTAGAAGTAAATTTCCGGGGTAAAAACTACGTGGGTTGCGGTGCGTCCTTACAGCAGCTCGCTTTGCTGAATGATATATGGGTACTTACCGATTTTCGGGGAACGGCAATAACCGCCAATGGGCCCCGTAACGAAGCGCCCCGCCTTGAGATTTCGCTGGCCGAAAATCGGGTAACAGGCACAACCGGTTGCAACCGGCTCAGTGGCTCAATAAAGGCCGACACCCGGCAACTTTTAGTTGGCCCGTTAGTGACCATAAAAATGGCTTGTC is a window of Spirosoma linguale DSM 74 DNA encoding:
- a CDS encoding oxidoreductase domain protein (PFAM: oxidoreductase domain protein; Oxidoreductase domain~KEGG: swd:Swoo_0362 oxidoreductase domain- containing protein); this translates as MGMVGGGLDAFIGAVHRRAAGFDGEIELVCGCFSSSPDKSKATGHALYLPEDRVYSSFQEMIEREKALPEGERMDFLSIVTPNHMHFPPAKMALENGFHVMCDKPMTLNLAEAKELAAIVEKSGLVFGLTHNYTGYPMVKEARDMVRNGKLGKIRKVVVEYPQGWLSKDEEHNDYKQAIWRTDPARSGAAGCMGDIGTHAENLAEYVTGLQISELCADLTAFVPGRQLDDDGNVLLRFDNGAKGVLHASQVANGEENSLKIYVWGELGGLEWHQMEPNTLKYKTQEGQRIIRPNVGTLSASASAHWRLPAGHPEGFFEAFANLYRNFAYAVKAHMEGREADPLYDFPKASDGVRGLAFIDTVIASSQDDSTKWTKFVQ
- a CDS encoding major facilitator superfamily MFS_1 (PFAM: major facilitator superfamily MFS_1~KEGG: sde:Sde_1706 signal peptide and transmembrane prediction); amino-acid sequence: MNQTVNPSRLFLASCLALITTAFSFSIRAGILPQLGTEFGLTAEQLGFINSMWFLGFPIAMIVGGLVYNTVGPKIIMNVAFVCHSLGILLTIFAGGYSTLLISTLFIGIGNGCTEAACNPMIADMYTGTTMNKMLNRFHMWFPGGIVVGSLISLAMTKMGMSWQTQVGIIMIPTLIYAFLFWGQAFPKAKVEGAMSLSENFKAMINPLYLFIFACMAITAISEFGPQQWTALILSKSGAEPLLILALVTGLMAVGRYFGGPIIHRLDQTGVLLGGAVFATIGIYLFSTQTGAMAYVAAIFFAVGVCYFWPTMIGFVAERIPLSGALGMSIVGGVGMFSTSIWQPIIGGWIDSARVEKAASGLSGDALELAAGQATLLRMTTFPIILIVAFTLLWFWMRNRKAGHVDESVVLEQPQL
- a CDS encoding protein of unknown function DUF306 Meta and HslJ (PFAM: protein of unknown function DUF306 Meta and HslJ~KEGG: ilo:IL2392 secreted protein containing HslJ- like protein), whose translation is MRTTLLGLLLLTAACRRPSTQFAAMLTPANQVSITDYSQHLKAGDEVIAMGNDPAWSLTLNPSKNTLHFKALDGDSLTTTIPERQTDPDGVFRYNTGVESDRITSLFRPDSCVNKLSGQRLDYRVEVNFRGKNYVGCGASLQQLALLNDIWVLTDFRGTAITANGPRNEAPRLEISLAENRVTGTTGCNRLSGSIKADTRQLLVGPLVTIKMACQDAANQLESNLLNELGNPLTYRIGNGKLTLLRNNKPVMTFKKVD
- a CDS encoding Late embryogenesis abundant protein 2 (PFAM: Late embryogenesis abundant protein 2~SMART: Water Stress and Hypersensitive response domain protein~KEGG: hypothetical protein) gives rise to the protein MKKGWLIALGLLLIGCIGAYVWYRNVKDERTAEGKPYDDTLKPRLEMTRMAITDISEDVISMNLYMLIDNPLPVGFKSPSLDYTFYIANTPVMVDAYKKPIEVKSGDSTLVVLPARLAYKKLASVLKTLDRKDIDSTNYKMRAKFALDIPILGQKTFETTVDKRMPTFYLPEVKIDDIDFGKLGLKRTDVAAKVSITNKNKMPFSITDAHYTVFIDGKEIADGEQTEPIRIKAQATTPVVFPVTARPGKTLSVLPKMLFDKKDTPYRVNFRCKLIDKENNSSFANSKFVSTITGTLDDFKKLKK